AACGACATAATTGAGAGTGAACAAAGGGTTCGTCTTGATCAAATGTTTTTGCAATGGCCTTGGCATCCAATTCCATGCTGCCTTCACAGGAACATAATAAAACGCGTTTTTCATTCAATTTCATCTGTGCTCACTCCCTTGATCATTGCTTCATTAATATAGGGAGTGAGCAGGGGCGACGAGATAATAATTTTCATCTCCTACTAAAGATGGACTATCGTCCCCATGTAAGATGAGGTTGAATCAAGCAGGTTTTAGCAGGCGGATTAAGAACATGCAGATACAAGAAACAATGCCTCTTGGGGTATTGGTCGAAAGACGCAAGATTGACCACCCATGGCAGGAATTTGCCTGGCATGTTTTTGGTGTTTTACCCGGTGCGCGCGATGATGCCGATTGGGAAACCATCAGCATGGAAGAAAAACAAGCCGTCTATCTGGCGAAAACCATGAATGTTGATCTTTATCAACGTGAAACCGAAGGCTATAAAAATAATCTGGAAAGTGGACAACCCGCCATCTTTGTTGTGCTGCGCCAAGGTGAGGAAGAAGACGAGCATGAAGTCGACCCCTTCCTGATCACCGCCTGCCCCTATGAAGCGGCAGACTACCTGGAAAGCGGTGAAGAAATCGTAGAGGCCGTCCCCATGCCGGATGGGGTGCGTATCTGGGTGGAAAATTTTGTGCGTGAACATCACGTGGAACAGAAATTCAAAAAACGCCGCCTGCGTCGACAGGAAGACGGACTTGCACGACGCATCCCTGTACGGGGAGGACGCGCATGAGTCGTGAAGGTTTTTTAAGTCGCTGGTCACGGCGCAAAACAGAAACAGAAACAAAAGAAGAGGTCCACCCTGTTGAAGCGCCTGCTGTTCAATGTGTTGAAGAAACTGCTGAAGCTCAGTCCCTTGCACCGATAGAGGAAATTCCGGCTGAAGAGCAAGAAGCCATTGTTGCAGACCTGCCCGATATTGAAAGCCTGACAGAAGAGTCTGATTTCAGTGCCTTCATGAAACAGGGGGTGCCGGAAGAATTGCAGAAACTGGCGTTACGTAAGCTTTGGAAATCAAGCCCGATCTTTGCCAATTTGGACGGGCTGAATGATTATGATGAAGATTTTTCCATCATCACGCCCTTGGCCGAAGGCGTGGCCGAAGAGCTTCAAAAGCTCATGAAAGAAAACAGCCGCACAGAACCTGAGCTGGAAGAAGAGGGCGAGAGGGAACCCAATGAACCCGCTGAAGCAGTCGAAGAACCAAACGAAGAAGACGACCATGACGTTGGCGAAGGCGAAGACGGCTGATTCCCCTATAAAAAGAGCTGACATTGAAATATTATTACAGCCATCTCCTACCATAGGGGGAGATCATTTTAAACGCATGCACCGTATCATAGAAAAATCCGGTAATTTCGCTGGGTTTTGGGAGGGAAAGAATGTCAGAAACTGTTGTTGCCACCTGTTCTCTTGAGGAAGAACAACGTGCAAGGGCTGGAATGTATGGGCTGATTGCCCGTCTTTTAAGTGCATTTCCAAATGCTGACTCATTAAAAGAAATCTCTGACTTTCCTGCAGATGACACCCCCATTGGCACCGCCATTGGGGAATTGTCTGAAATGGCAGGAAAGACATCTGTTGATGACGTTGAGCAGGAATACAACGATCTGTTTATCGGTGTCGCTGAAGGTGAACTGATTCCTTTTGCATCTCATTATCTCACGGGATTTTTGAATGAAAAGCCACTGTCTGATGTACGTGACGACCTCAACCGTCTGGGCATTGAACGTGTGGACGATATCAAAGAACCGGAAGACCATATCGCATTTCTGTTTGATGTCATGCTGGGACTGATTACCAAGCAATTTGGTGATGACTGTACACCAGAAGAAGAACAGGCATTCTTTGAAAAACATATCGCGCCCTGGGCCGAACAATTTTTCAGCGATTTGGAAAAAGCAGAAAGTGCCAGGTTCTATGCTCCCGTAGGGAAACTGGGACGGTGTTTTCTGGATGTAGAAACCAAGGGGTTCAGGATCGCAGCATAATTGGTGATCTAACCCCTTTTTTGTTTTTAAGGAGTCTAGGAATGGACCAAAAGGAAGACAAGGCCGACATGGGACGCCGTGGTTTTCTGAAAGTTGCCACAGTCGGTGCCGCAGCCGGTGCTGCTGTGATTGCAACTTCGAAAACAGCACAAGCTGCCGACCTGTCTGCTGATGCAGACAAGGCAAGCGGTTACGCTGAAACGGATCATGTTGCCAAGTATTACGAATTGGCTAATTTCTAAATAATCTACCTATGGGGAGAAAACGATGCTGACAAAAGTCAACAGCGGGGTTGCGAATGGCCCCCGTCTGTCGAAAGCATTGTCGGGCGTTATTGGTGAGGCGATTAATCGTCGTACCTTCTTCAAACGTACCGGTCTGACAGCTGCGGGTATTGCAGCTGCTTCGACAGTCTCTTTGGTTCGCACGAAAAAAGCACAAGCTGCTGTAAGTGCGGATGCCGGAGACGTTAAAAAGGTAACTTCCGTCTGTACTCACTGTTCTGTGGGCTGTGGTGTTATCGCAGAAGTGAAAAACGGTGTCTGGGTTGGTCAGGAAGCTGACTTTGACAGCCCGATTAACCTGGGTGGCCACTGTGCCAAAGGGGCCTCTGTTCGCGAGCACGCCATTGGGGAGCGCCGCGTTAAATATCCAATGAAGCTGGAAGGCGGCAAATGGAAGCGCATGAGCTGGGAAGATGCCATCAACGAAGTTGGTGATCGTCTTGGCAAAATCCGTGAAAGCTTAGGCCCGGATTCAGTTTACTGGCTGGGTAGTGCGAAACATAACAACGAGCAGGCCTACCTGTTCCGTAAATTCGCAGCCTTCTGGGGTACAAACAACGTTGACCACCAGGCGCGTATTTGTCACTCCACCACAGTAGCAGGTGTGGCAAACACCTGGGGCTATGGGGCGATGACCAACAGCTTCAACGACATCCATAATTCCAAAGCGATGTTCCTGATCGGGTCCAACCCGGCAGAAGCCCACCCGGTTGCCGTTCAGCATATCCTGAAAGCCAAAGAAAAGAACAATGCGCCCTTGATCGTGTGTGACCCGCGTTTCACACGTACAGCTGCGCATGCAGACGAATATGTTCGTTTTCGGTCTGGTTCTGACGTGGCTTTGATCTGGGGTATCATCTGGCATATCTTCAAAAATAAATGGGAAGATACAAAGTTCATCCAGCAACGTGTTTACGGTATCGAAGATATCCGCACAGAAGTTGCCAAATGGACACCGGAAGAAACTGAACGTGTCACAGGCGTTCCCGGTAAACAGCTGGAACGCGTTGCCCGCCTGATGGCGAAAAACCGTCCGGGCACTGTTGTTTGGTGTATGGGTGGTACGCAGCACACCAATGGTAACAACAACACACGTGCTTACTGTATCCTTCAGCTTGTTCTTGGTAACATGGGCGTATCAGGCGGCGGAACAAACATTTTCC
This sequence is a window from Terasakiella sp. SH-1. Protein-coding genes within it:
- a CDS encoding molecular chaperone TorD family protein, which encodes MSETVVATCSLEEEQRARAGMYGLIARLLSAFPNADSLKEISDFPADDTPIGTAIGELSEMAGKTSVDDVEQEYNDLFIGVAEGELIPFASHYLTGFLNEKPLSDVRDDLNRLGIERVDDIKEPEDHIAFLFDVMLGLITKQFGDDCTPEEEQAFFEKHIAPWAEQFFSDLEKAESARFYAPVGKLGRCFLDVETKGFRIAA
- a CDS encoding twin-arginine translocation signal domain-containing protein; protein product: MDQKEDKADMGRRGFLKVATVGAAAGAAVIATSKTAQAADLSADADKASGYAETDHVAKYYELANF
- a CDS encoding DUF3305 domain-containing protein; the encoded protein is MQIQETMPLGVLVERRKIDHPWQEFAWHVFGVLPGARDDADWETISMEEKQAVYLAKTMNVDLYQRETEGYKNNLESGQPAIFVVLRQGEEEDEHEVDPFLITACPYEAADYLESGEEIVEAVPMPDGVRIWVENFVREHHVEQKFKKRRLRRQEDGLARRIPVRGGRA
- a CDS encoding DUF3306 domain-containing protein codes for the protein MSREGFLSRWSRRKTETETKEEVHPVEAPAVQCVEETAEAQSLAPIEEIPAEEQEAIVADLPDIESLTEESDFSAFMKQGVPEELQKLALRKLWKSSPIFANLDGLNDYDEDFSIITPLAEGVAEELQKLMKENSRTEPELEEEGEREPNEPAEAVEEPNEEDDHDVGEGEDG